ATAGGCCTAGTTGGCAACGCTTATTTGCTTATTCCACACATCCATTGTCTAATTTCATAATTTGCCGCTCAAATGCACAACTAAAATTTACTATCGGTCTATCGCCCATTCTGCATGTTGTTGGGGTCCAGTTGAGTCGAAATTTATTCACGGTGTTCTGTGTCTGTCCATGGACCATGGGTTCCCATCGAATTCGGTTATCTGCGCTTGGACGTGACGTGCAAGTCGGAAACCTTTACAACTACTATTCTGATGCCATATCCATTTGTAAGTTCACGTAAATAAAGTCTTATTTTTCATCTAGTAGTGTTCAGCTGATCTTACTCTGTCTGCTTGTCTTTATTTATAGTTTGACTTATCTTATTCAAACCTAAATTACAGTATTACATTGCTTGCAGTAGTAAGTGGtcatatgtgtgtgtatatttagCTGCATAttcacaattttaaaaaattttttgttcattttgaaCAGGCAATGTCGGAGTTCCCCAGGAATCCATATCAATCACCAAGAAATTGACACCCGAAATAGAGTGGTTTTATCTGCATCAACTGCCCCATTTGAAGTACGAAGCCCTAGGCATCAATTCACACCTGCACAACAGCATTGAGAAAAAATCTGTGGACTTGAGTCAACTTTGGTTCGGCAATTTTCTGGAATCAAGCCAACCAAAAGAAGACATCAGTGTAGCTCGAGtcactttcttcttccgaGTCCACCAACGAATCGAAGTTCTTTGTCCAAAATTCATCGACTGGAAACTCAACGAATACCAGATCCAAAGTGGTGGTGTAGCAACTCATTTGGTGGAGCAGGTTGTCTACGGGGCCGAATTTATCTGTTCCCTACAAAGAACCATCGATCGCCAGCACGAAACGAAGGAGAACGTCGAAGGAAGACTCAACTGGGCAGCCAAAGATTACTTCAATCAGATTTTCGGTCGAAATTCCGCTAATTTAGATTTACCTGCATCATTAAACAAAGTGGAATGTCAGATCCTCAGCAGCCTCGATCCTGGTAATGAACTAGAGGGATCTTTCCAGCAATCCATTCAATATCTCATGGATGCGATGAGTTTTTATAAGGAAGACAGTCATTGGAGACCCATCGAAATCACTTTAAGAAATATCCCGGAACAAATGGTAGCTCGACTTCGATTAGATATGGAGAACGATTTCAAGTTTAAATGTGATGCGCATTCAGTCATGTTTAATTGGATCTCAAATGAAAGTAAGAACATCTGTGCCTACTTTGAAATGCTTCCTTGTTTCCAAAGCGTTTTGTGCCAGTTTAATGATTTGTTGGGGCCACTTGGGCAGAAAATTTGGAGATTGCATGAGGCACTAAATACGACCACTACTCCCGAACAAATCTTTATGGTCTCCCACTTACTGCATAGTATGATGAGTTGGCTGATTCAACGACGTTCTGAAATGGACAAGATTTCTTGGCTAATCGAAGGCACCCAATTGAAAATCGAGACGTTTACGAcatcaaccaaacaaaatcgcGAAAAAGTGTTTGTCTTGAGAGCCGAATTCTATCCAGATCAACTAATTCAGTTCATTTATACATTTACTGATAATCCTTCGGCAATAAGTGCCCCTCTTCCGAACCTTCCGATACTTATGGCTGACAAAGAGCGACTCAGAAATATTAGGGAAGAATTGCAGAAGTTTTCCAAAGAAGCGCAATCGAGTTTTTTGCTGGATCAAGAGGAGCGCCATCGCTGCTATATTGGAATAACTTCAGAATATCCGCATTTGACTGACGGTACAATAGTGACTTTTGGAGactacaagaaagaaaatgattcccCGAGGAAACAACAGCGAGGTAAACCCAATAATGTTTAATTCCTTAATGAGTGCTCTAAttgtataattttttgtttcaggaTCTGGAGTTATGCAAAAAAGTAGATCACTTTCAGGCTCTGAAATAAATCCTTCTGCCGGATTTTGTCGATCAACTGAGCAAAGGTGTGACACTTAAAACCATGATTAACTTTTAGTTTTCTCGCATTTTTAATAACCTGCATCTTAATTTGCCGGCATTTTGAACAGAGACTATTCGATCAAACTGAAGCACATTGTATCTATTGCATCGCCGTCGGAGTCTAGGGCTGACATGATTTTGTCTACTGAGCAAAGGTATAACACTTACAACAACTTTTAGATTTTGCACAATTTTTAACCTGCATAATTTGTGTGTATTTTGAACAGAAACAACTCGATCGTAACGTCACCGCAGTCGAGCGCTGACACGGAAGTCGTTCATTACCAGTCGTCGAAATCGCCTAAAATGAAGCAGGCAAATCAACTAAAACGACTGGATGAAGAAGGCCGACGGGTTGAAGAGGAAGATACGAAATCGGAATCTTTAGTCGACTGCATGCAAACCCATTGTAGTGTAGGAGATAAACTGGATGAGAATGAGAACTGCATCACAGAAGAATCAGTTGACGACGTTGGTAATCAATCTGTCCAATACTGGAACAGTACAATGTCAATCTCCCACCGTGAATTCCGTCATCATGAAACTTCCATAGACATGGACTGCGCTACTGAAACACCTCCGCCCGACGACATTGAAAATGACCAGCTCAACAACCAAAGAATTGCCGAATTTTTCGTAGATGAGAAAAACCGGTGCGCTGAATTAATCAAGAAAGGACAACCTAATGTTTATTTGCTGAACGCTACGGACACGTCGGTGAGTGAAGATCTCCGGTGGTTTGACGTCGGCAGGCCTGTCCGTTCTCCGCCAACCTGTATGAAAAATCACAAATTAATCATCTTGATGGGCGCAACTGGATGTGGCAAAAGTACCCTCATCAACGGAATGGTGAATTACATCCTCGGCGTCAAATGGAACGATCCGTTCCGCTTCAAATGTGTCCGGGAAGACGAAACGACCGCCAGGAACCAGGCGATTAGCCAAACAAGTTCAGTAACAGCCTACACTATTCGCCACCGTAATGGAATGGCAGTTCCTTATTCCATCACGATCATCGACACGCCTGGTTACGGAGACACGAGAGGAGTGAAAAGGGACAAGGAAATCACGCGCAACATTCAACAATTTCTGACTCAACAGGAAAGTCGAGTGGAAGAAATTCACGCCGCCTGTTTTGTGGCCGCTTCCGGCGACAGCCGATTAACCACCACCCAGAAATACATCATCGACTCTGCTCTTTCTATTTTTGGTAAAGATATAAAAGAGAACATTCGTTTGTTGGTGACATTTGCAGACAATGCTGATCCTCCCGTCGTCGAGGCCTGCCGTGCTGGCAATTTCCCCGTGACATCCGTGTCGGccggaattattttcagcaaaTTCAACAGCTCCGTCCTCTACGCAAGCACcgaacaacaagaagaagatttgtGTTTCGACGAATTATTCTGGGACATGGGCCAGGAGAATTTCAGCAAATTTTTCAGCATGCTGGAAGGAATGAACGGCCGGAACCTGGAATCCACACGAGAAGTCATCCAGCGTCGTACTTTGCTGGAAGAGTCATTGAAAGACATCGAGCAAGAACTGGAAGTCTGTCTGTTTAACATCGAAAACATCGAAACATTCCAAAGGAAAATGAAGGAATGCGGCCAAAAGATGGAGTCCAGCAAGCATTTTGCtatcgaaaatatgaaaatctGTTATAGCCGCGTACCCTGCCAAAACGGATTCTACGCTTACAACTGTCGCAATTGCCAAAAGACTTGCGAGTCGCCTATCTACTCTGCCAACCCGACGAAActtccaaaacaaaaaaaattctgttcaCATCTGGCTTGCGCCCATCCGTCTTCCGAGCACGATTACGAACAAGTCGAAATTCGCCGAACTacaaagaaaactaaaaagacTCTACTGGATATGAAGGCTAAATTTGAGTCGAGTTCTAACGAGAAAATGACAAACGAACGACTTTTGACTGACTGTTCGGAAAATCTGGAAGTGGCCAAAGCAAAAGTGTTCAGCTTGCTGGATCAGGTGGGCGAGAATGTCCGTTCACTGGAGTCCACAGCTCTTCGTTCCAACACTCTGAGTCCAACCGATTACTTGAGTCTGATGAGGAGTCGCGTTGCGGAAGAACAAAAGCCCGGCTACCAAATTCGTTTGGAGACCCTATCGGAATTACAGCAAAGTTTGGCCGACGATGAAGCGGCCAAGTCCCAATGGTTTTATCCCATCCAGACGTCTCAACTTGGAATTCGGGGCAGCAGCAGAGGATCGCGCCGCCGTGTTTTTCGTCCTTCTTCATTTACGAGATCTAACAGCAAATGAGATGAACAACTTCCTTCCGCTCTCCTAGAAAGACATCCTTCAATTGGGCCTAAATTCAACTAGTCAATGTTTCAACATTCAACTAGGTAAAATTTGCTTGTTGTTTATGCTATCTCCATAAATCATTAATTAATATTTGTACAAAACAATGTTATATGATCTATAAAATACGTTTCCAGTTCAGATACACTTTGGAGCCCATTATCTTTTATGGTTCggtaatgatatttttgtcGTTTTGCATGAATCCCCCGCTTGAGTTCAGATAGGTGAGATAGCTgcgtcaacaacaacacaaataaaagttCATTTAGTAAGTTATGTCGCAGTTTCTGTTTGTTCCAGATCTAACACCGATAAGACTATTTTATAAAGCAAAAATTGGGTGCGTgtataaaatctttttttcaattttctagaattttgaatttatggTGCAGTTGAGATAAGCAGACGaggtggccgagtggttaaggcgacagaCTGCtaatctgttgtgctctgcacGCGTGAGTTCGAATCTCATCCTCGTCGGAATTTTTAACGATTTAATGTGAACAATTATAAGATCACAGTCGCTTCCGTAATGATTAGACTTTGCGACATATTTTATGTCAGTTTAGTACGTTGAATTAACTCAACTTTCACTAGaaaacaggaaagaaaaagccgTCTAATTCAGTCAATTGCTATTTCATAAATAGGCTATGTGGGGAAAACCATATTTTATTGATCACTCCATCTAACAAATAATCGTAACATTTATTGTCTTAATTTAGGAATCGAGATAACTTCTAATATGAATCCGTTCGCATTAGATCACCTGTAACCGTCATCATCCTCGTTAAGGAATCCAAGTTTCTTGAGCACTGCATCGACCCGAGAAATCAGATCTTCTTTATAGCGCCAGATTGTTGTGTCTTTGACCAGAAATTGCTTGAAATCCACGTCGCAGTTCTTCTTCGTCTGACAGTCACCTCGGTAATGTTGCAAATGAGCCGTTTCGGGCTCAACCCCGTGCGAAGTGCAGCCACCGCCCAAACACGCAAACGGGAAATGATTGTGCAGCGTCATCACTCTTTGGACGTCGTGAAAACACTTGACGAACGCTCTGGGCTTTGTGTAATTGTAACTGCGGTAAACATGCTGCAGCATGTGCATGTGACGAGGAATGTCGTGATACCACGTATGCGAATGCTCGGCGTCATCCCAGAAGTAAACGTTGCGGAAATTGTACGACGACGGAGATTTATTGGACGGAACTTCGGCCAGGACTCTTTCCATCAGCTCCTTCCATGTCGACACTTCCCTTGGCATAATCACTTCGTCCGTGTCCAGCAGAGCGATGTAATCGTAGCTGTAGAGATTGCGGTAGAGACAGTCGTTGTAGGGGATCAGCTCGTTCTGGCGCTTGTTGATAATTTTCGACTTGAGATACAAGTGACGCAATCCGGGAAGATTGGGCTGATCGCCCGGTAGCGAAATGGGCCTCAATTCAACTTGACCAGTCTCCTGGTAATGTTGCAAAACTTTCGATGCGTTCGGATGGACTTCCAGTTCGTACAGGAAAATTTTCTCGGCTCCAAGTAATCCCAGCAATTCGATCCACTCGACCAGACGGACGCTCAAGTCCACCTGCAGAAAGTCGAGACCTTTGACGCAGACGGCGAATCGTTTCTTTTCGGCCGGCACTTTATTGTTGATGAGCAAATTGTTAGTTGGCGGCTCGCATCCTTTTTCCGTCAACGAAACCGAGACTGGAATTTGATCAAGCTTGAAACCCTTGTCGACGAGATCAGCTGGATTTGGCAAGTTACAGGTCATCAGATACGGTTGAAGGAGTCCTTGTTTGTAATTACCCCATTTCTTGTTCCAGACGTACTTGTACTCGACGACTGGCATGACCAAAGGATCTTTAGCTATGTCGTACCAAAACAGGCAATTCGATTTCACGGTTGGCTCGAGCCGGTCAATCATTCCGAGAATTCGAACAACCGGCTGCTGGATAATCTTGCGATTGTCGTAATAAGCCCCGTACAAGTAGAAGGTTCCATTCGACGACCGCAGCGTTTGCCAATAACTAAATGAACGATGTaatcaattttaacaacaaaattttaacaataagATTagaggatttttttaaaatttacttgtTATTGAATCGGAGGTCGAAAACGCTCGGAAAAATTGCGCATTTCggtttgggtttatttttgctGCTGGAATTCTTAGCCTTTTCGTGCATCCAGTACTCGTAAGGCACGTTATGAGCTAATCCCTGAATGAAGGATTCCATGTCATTTTTGTCCTTTGATGTTTGCCGCTCTTTGATCTCGACTCTAGTTTGCTTGGCGATAATGTGCTGCTGGTTCTTTTCTAGCAAGAATCGGGAAATTTCAGATTTAACTGCATTACTatgatcaaatcaaaattgtgATTACAGGTTGAAAAATACCAGCATTCCTTTCCTGGCTAATCCAAATGTGTAAAAGGCCATAGCAGAGACACACCCAAATGGCGAGAAGGTAAATGAAACGTTGACGTGGCCGCAATTTGCCACCGGTCAGCAGTGAAAACAATCTCGACCAACAGTTGCAAATTATTAAACAGATGCGTTCCAATTTGCCACCGGCAAACAGCTCGTTCAGTCGGAAAGGACAACAGCACCGGGCACTCATCGTGATCTGTAAAATGGCGTCCACCCACTGAAACAGTTCTTTGGGTAACCAGCACCAAGTCGAGCAGTGTTATCTATCTTAAACGAACGTGACTTTCCGTCATTTCTTTATCGCCAGTTATCGCCATCATTTACGACAACGTCTTCATTACAGTACCATAAAGAAAATATGGCAACGACACCAAGGTAATATTTGAGTCAGTTTGCGTCAAGTTCTTGTGTTGCTCAGTACATTCTAATTTACGACTTTACAGCAACATTCAAAAGACTGATTAAATCGCCGGATTCTTCAAATGATGTCTGTCGAGAATTTCAGAACAATCAAATAGGCCTAATAAGCAGCTTATACATATCGCACGGTCAATTCGAAGgtaaaatcaatttcagaCTGACCTCGTCCAAGTCTAAATAATAGAAGACCTTCAACTAAAATTGTCTTCTTTGACCTTGTTCTTAATTCTTTTCAACTCTTCAGTTtccctaaaaaaaattataccgTATATGCCTATATCTCTCTAAACTGTGAACAAGACCAGCTGTCTGTCTAGGGTTCAGTCTGTTTTTGTACTTTGTACAGGGAACCTGCATTTTAATGGACCGTTTGAGTTAATTCAGTTCATGACGACAGTGATTCTTGAGTAATGAAAGTCTTTTAAAAGTAATAGGCTAATTTAAAGTATTTCTAGCACTAAACATTTGTGTGTGAACCAACTGAAAATGGTTTTGAAATGTCGGCGATTTAAAACTTGTGTTCTAGTCCTCTGGATGTGTCTTTCTTTCGGTCTATTTCACATCTGGGGCACCGAGAATGTTGGAGAAGATCCACCAAAGAGTATAAGGTCTACCTACGACGACTTCCAGTTCTTCCTGCAAAAAGCCACCCAAATGGCGCTAACGTCGACTTTATCCTATAACGAAAAAAGTAATCAGCCTGATAACAACCTAACCACCAATCAGCTGAGTGCAAATAGGAAGGAAGTAGTAGCCAATGATAACGAATCGTTCATTCAGAGCCTAGCGCCAAACGTGCCCTACGAGTTCTGGATGCGCGAAAAGTCTAAAATTTCCAGCGGCAAATTCAAACACACATGCGCTTACTATCCAAGTGTTTTGGATCTTCAGTTCAACAACAAGTAAGTTATAACTTTAATTATCTACAGTTTCAAATTCGAATTaagctgaaaaaaatttaatgttaCCTGAAATTTTAGTTTCTGGCAAATTCTCCGGTCATCGAATGGAACGTTTTTCTTGTACGGAGCTTATCACGATAACCGCACGGCCGTCCAGAAACCGACCATTCGAATTCTCGGGATGATCGACCGGATCGAGCCGAAAGTGAAGACGCACTGCTTGCTGTGGTACGACGCTGCTAGAGATCCGCTGGTCACGCCAATCGTCGAGTACAAATACATCTGGAACAAAATATGGGGAAATTACAAACACGGAATCCTTCAGCCCTACCTGATGGCCTGTCATTTACCTAATCCGACAGATCTCATcgccaaaaatttcaaaattgatcaAATTCCAGTCTCGGTTTCATTGACGGAAAAAGGATGCGAGCCGCCAACCAACAATTTGCTCATCAACAATCAAGTGCCGGCCGAAAAGAAACGATTCGCCGTCTGCGTCAAAGGCCTAGACTTTCTGCAGGTGGACTTGAGCGTCCGTCTGGTCGAGTGGATTGAATTGCTGGGATTGCTCGGAGCCGACAAGATTTTCCTGTACGAACTGGAAGTCCATCCGAACATCTCCAGAGTCTTGAAATATTACCAggagatggggcgagttgaTTTGACGCCCATTTCGCTTCCGGGCGATCAGCCCAATCTGCCCGGATTGCGTCACTTGTATCTCAAGTCGAAGATTATCAACAAGCGACAGAACGAGCTGATTCCCTACAACGACTGTCTCTACCGCAATCTCTACAGCTACGATTACATCGCTCTGCTGGACACGGACGAAGTAATTATGCCCCGCGAAGTGTCGACATGGAACGAGCTGATGGATAAAGTCTTGGCCAAAGCTCCGGCCGGCCAACCCTTTGCGTCGTACAACTTCCGCAACGTTTACTTTTGGGACGACGCCGAGCATTCGCGCAGTTTGGTGGCCAGCATTCCTCGTCACATGCACATGCTGCAACACGTTTACCGCAGTGTCAACTACACCAAGAGCGGCCAATACGTCAAGTGTTTTCACGACGTCCAAAAGATCCTTCTCCTCCACAATCACTACCCGCTGGCGTGCTCAAAAGGCAAATGCACTTCGTATGCGGTCGACCCGCAAACGGCCCATTTGCAACATTATCGAAGCGATTGCCAGTTGAAGAAAACGAACTGCCAGGTAGAATACAAGCAACACCTGGTCAAAGATAACACCATCTGGCGCTATAATCAAGATCTGATTCCTCGAGTCAATGCAGTGCTTAGAAATCTCGATTTactttaattcatttgtttaactttttgCTCGATTACAATTGCTCATTGATTGCTTGTCATTTGTGgttcatttgatttcatttggaGACTCTTGTCTTGCGCTTTTATTATACTAAATTATACAAGTTTATAGAACCGCGTTTGAAGTAACTGTAAATATTAGGAAGCGTATAAAACAATTGAAAgggaaatcaaatattttaaacgaattttaaactaataaaaaaggCGAAATGGAAAGAGCGTGGGTAAATTGACAGCGCAGACATTCAGCACCATATTTCTCACGCGCTTATATTACTGGCTGCACTAAGTATATGTGATAAAGGAGCGgcaataaattttattgcatCAATATTTTCTATGCCATTCGTCCGCTATTATTGATACCATATAGGATATTGCTGCCCAGTGCTGTTTGAATCGCTACGCAAAACGGTTCTATTAACACCGATTGATGGTCAGGCTGGCCGCATGATGACCTTACACTTTACAATTCCCGAATATGATTATATGTCTATATGATACACATAAATGATCTACCGTACATCCATCATCATTTTTGACACCTGTGAATATATATAGCAGATGAGATTAAGATATTCCAATCCAGTAATTAAATTAAGTACCCATTACAATCTTcagaataattaattattgttGTCCCCTACGTAGAGTATaaaggctgaaaaagagaaaatgagatTGTAATGGAATTTTTATCTCGCTATTTTAATTGTCGCTAAATATGGAAACCTTACGCTAATcggtttaaacaaaataactaagaattaaaaaaaaagctgtgaCGCTTATCGTGCAAGTGTGCTGCACTACACTTGGCTTATCATCTGAATCGTAACGGTTAATTCCCTTGCTATGTGGGGTATAACGCAAATACCTTATTTGGCTGTCGCCTATAAGTacgcaaaagagaaaacatcATAATAAGGCTGAATTTTACCtggaaaaaaccaaatttcccCGCATTGAGAACGCCAACATTTGGTTCGACATTTGGTTTAGCATGCAGGGAAAACCACCATCTACTAAATTCTTCTGATATCTGCCCTCTTATTCTGCTTGTCTGAAGTGGTATTCTCAGATATTGCTTCGTATTTCTGCACTGCTGCGTTTTTAGCGGGTTAATAGCAGGGCAATAGCCTTCAGTCATACGACGTTATACTCGTCCCATTTTGGGTAAGCTAAAATAACCTACTGCATAACGTTACCTTGTTTTATCGGCGATTTCTCTTTTCGGATAATTTACGACGTATACTGTCAGCCAGTCACAGCCCTCAAGAAAATGCTTTTGAGAAAACACACAGTCATCGGATGAAACTAGAATGAACTGACCTCCTATATATACCTTTTACTTTGTGTATACATACCAAGCATAGATGTAACTTTCTAAAATGCCCCGAAGCGTTCTTACTCTGGCACCACCTATACAAACGAGCCTATACCTGCTAACGTGTATAGTAAACTAAGTTTGACATGCACGCCGTACGGTACCACCACGTACCATCTCGATGGCGCAAACAAGCGACAGCTGGCAACACACTTTTCTGGAGTTATATTGGTCAATTTATAGTCTTATTCAGCATAAACAAAGTAGAACAGGAAATAGACGGAAGTGGTTCACTTCACTTATTAGTTATTACAATTACATCTTAAACTGAGTATATTTTACTTCAGCTGCTTTcacataactttttttttacaacaataTACCGTCCGGTAGTACTATGATAGTTAAATGTTGACTGataaacaattcaaaaataaaagatttcg
This sequence is a window from Daphnia pulicaria isolate SC F1-1A chromosome 7, SC_F0-13Bv2, whole genome shotgun sequence. Protein-coding genes within it:
- the LOC124349403 gene encoding uncharacterized protein LOC124349403, which translates into the protein MGSHRIRLSALGRDVQVGNLYNYYSDAISICNVGVPQESISITKKLTPEIEWFYLHQLPHLKYEALGINSHLHNSIEKKSVDLSQLWFGNFLESSQPKEDISVARVTFFFRVHQRIEVLCPKFIDWKLNEYQIQSGGVATHLVEQVVYGAEFICSLQRTIDRQHETKENVEGRLNWAAKDYFNQIFGRNSANLDLPASLNKVECQILSSLDPGNELEGSFQQSIQYLMDAMSFYKEDSHWRPIEITLRNIPEQMVARLRLDMENDFKFKCDAHSVMFNWISNESKNICAYFEMLPCFQSVLCQFNDLLGPLGQKIWRLHEALNTTTTPEQIFMVSHLLHSMMSWLIQRRSEMDKISWLIEGTQLKIETFTTSTKQNREKVFVLRAEFYPDQLIQFIYTFTDNPSAISAPLPNLPILMADKERLRNIREELQKFSKEAQSSFLLDQEERHRCYIGITSEYPHLTDGTIVTFGDYKKENDSPRKQQRGSGVMQKSRSLSGSEINPSAGFCRSTEQRDYSIKLKHIVSIASPSESRADMILSTEQRNNSIVTSPQSSADTEVVHYQSSKSPKMKQANQLKRLDEEGRRVEEEDTKSESLVDCMQTHCSVGDKLDENENCITEESVDDVGNQSVQYWNSTMSISHREFRHHETSIDMDCATETPPPDDIENDQLNNQRIAEFFVDEKNRCAELIKKGQPNVYLLNATDTSVSEDLRWFDVGRPVRSPPTCMKNHKLIILMGATGCGKSTLINGMVNYILGVKWNDPFRFKCVREDETTARNQAISQTSSVTAYTIRHRNGMAVPYSITIIDTPGYGDTRGVKRDKEITRNIQQFLTQQESRVEEIHAACFVAASGDSRLTTTQKYIIDSALSIFGKDIKENIRLLVTFADNADPPVVEACRAGNFPVTSVSAGIIFSKFNSSVLYASTEQQEEDLCFDELFWDMGQENFSKFFSMLEGMNGRNLESTREVIQRRTLLEESLKDIEQELEVCLFNIENIETFQRKMKECGQKMESSKHFAIENMKICYSRVPCQNGFYAYNCRNCQKTCESPIYSANPTKLPKQKKFCSHLACAHPSSEHDYEQVEIRRTTKKTKKTLLDMKAKFESSSNEKMTNERLLTDCSENLEVAKAKVFSLLDQVGENVRSLESTALRSNTLSPTDYLSLMRSRVAEEQKPGYQIRLETLSELQQSLADDEAAKSQWFYPIQTSQLGIRGSSRGSRRRVFRPSSFTRSNSK
- the LOC124349581 gene encoding uncharacterized protein LOC124349581 isoform X3, whose translation is MAFYTFGLARKGMLNQQHIIAKQTRVEIKERQTSKDKNDMESFIQGLAHNVPYEYWMHEKAKNSSSKNKPKPKCAIFPSVFDLRFNNNYWQTLRSSNGTFYLYGAYYDNRKIIQQPVVRILGMIDRLEPTVKSNCLFWYDIAKDPLVMPVVEYKYVWNKKWGNYKQGLLQPYLMTCNLPNPADLVDKGFKLDQIPVSVSLTEKGCEPPTNNLLINNKVPAEKKRFAVCVKGLDFLQVDLSVRLVEWIELLGLLGAEKIFLYELEVHPNASKVLQHYQETGQVELRPISLPGDQPNLPGLRHLYLKSKIINKRQNELIPYNDCLYRNLYSYDYIALLDTDEVIMPREVSTWKELMERVLAEVPSNKSPSSYNFRNVYFWDDAEHSHTWYHDIPRHMHMLQHVYRSYNYTKPRAFVKCFHDVQRVMTLHNHFPFACLGGGCTSHGVEPETAHLQHYRGDCQTKKNCDVDFKQFLVKDTTIWRYKEDLISRVDAVLKKLGFLNEDDDGYR
- the LOC124349600 gene encoding uncharacterized protein LOC124349600, whose protein sequence is MVLKCRRFKTCVLVLWMCLSFGLFHIWGTENVGEDPPKSIRSTYDDFQFFLQKATQMALTSTLSYNEKSNQPDNNLTTNQLSANRKEVVANDNESFIQSLAPNVPYEFWMREKSKISSGKFKHTCAYYPSVLDLQFNNNFWQILRSSNGTFFLYGAYHDNRTAVQKPTIRILGMIDRIEPKVKTHCLLWYDAARDPLVTPIVEYKYIWNKIWGNYKHGILQPYLMACHLPNPTDLIAKNFKIDQIPVSVSLTEKGCEPPTNNLLINNQVPAEKKRFAVCVKGLDFLQVDLSVRLVEWIELLGLLGADKIFLYELEVHPNISRVLKYYQEMGRVDLTPISLPGDQPNLPGLRHLYLKSKIINKRQNELIPYNDCLYRNLYSYDYIALLDTDEVIMPREVSTWNELMDKVLAKAPAGQPFASYNFRNVYFWDDAEHSRSLVASIPRHMHMLQHVYRSVNYTKSGQYVKCFHDVQKILLLHNHYPLACSKGKCTSYAVDPQTAHLQHYRSDCQLKKTNCQVEYKQHLVKDNTIWRYNQDLIPRVNAVLRNLDLL
- the LOC124349581 gene encoding uncharacterized protein LOC124349581 isoform X4, with amino-acid sequence MESFIQGLAHNVPYEYWMHEKAKNSSSKNKPKPKCAIFPSVFDLRFNNNYWQTLRSSNGTFYLYGAYYDNRKIIQQPVVRILGMIDRLEPTVKSNCLFWYDIAKDPLVMPVVEYKYVWNKKWGNYKQGLLQPYLMTCNLPNPADLVDKGFKLDQIPVSVSLTEKGCEPPTNNLLINNKVPAEKKRFAVCVKGLDFLQVDLSVRLVEWIELLGLLGAEKIFLYELEVHPNASKVLQHYQETGQVELRPISLPGDQPNLPGLRHLYLKSKIINKRQNELIPYNDCLYRNLYSYDYIALLDTDEVIMPREVSTWKELMERVLAEVPSNKSPSSYNFRNVYFWDDAEHSHTWYHDIPRHMHMLQHVYRSYNYTKPRAFVKCFHDVQRVMTLHNHFPFACLGGGCTSHGVEPETAHLQHYRGDCQTKKNCDVDFKQFLVKDTTIWRYKEDLISRVDAVLKKLGFLNEDDDGYR
- the LOC124349581 gene encoding uncharacterized protein LOC124349581 isoform X1; amino-acid sequence: MSARCCCPFRLNELFAGGKLERICLIICNCWSRLFSLLTGGKLRPRQRFIYLLAIWVCLCYGLLHIWISQERNAGIFQPNQQHIIAKQTRVEIKERQTSKDKNDMESFIQGLAHNVPYEYWMHEKAKNSSSKNKPKPKCAIFPSVFDLRFNNNYWQTLRSSNGTFYLYGAYYDNRKIIQQPVVRILGMIDRLEPTVKSNCLFWYDIAKDPLVMPVVEYKYVWNKKWGNYKQGLLQPYLMTCNLPNPADLVDKGFKLDQIPVSVSLTEKGCEPPTNNLLINNKVPAEKKRFAVCVKGLDFLQVDLSVRLVEWIELLGLLGAEKIFLYELEVHPNASKVLQHYQETGQVELRPISLPGDQPNLPGLRHLYLKSKIINKRQNELIPYNDCLYRNLYSYDYIALLDTDEVIMPREVSTWKELMERVLAEVPSNKSPSSYNFRNVYFWDDAEHSHTWYHDIPRHMHMLQHVYRSYNYTKPRAFVKCFHDVQRVMTLHNHFPFACLGGGCTSHGVEPETAHLQHYRGDCQTKKNCDVDFKQFLVKDTTIWRYKEDLISRVDAVLKKLGFLNEDDDGYR
- the LOC124349581 gene encoding uncharacterized protein LOC124349581 isoform X2 → MSARCCCPFRLNELFAGGKLERICLIICNCWSRLFSLLTGGKLRPRQRFIYLLAIWVCLCYGLLHIWISQERNAEKNQQHIIAKQTRVEIKERQTSKDKNDMESFIQGLAHNVPYEYWMHEKAKNSSSKNKPKPKCAIFPSVFDLRFNNNYWQTLRSSNGTFYLYGAYYDNRKIIQQPVVRILGMIDRLEPTVKSNCLFWYDIAKDPLVMPVVEYKYVWNKKWGNYKQGLLQPYLMTCNLPNPADLVDKGFKLDQIPVSVSLTEKGCEPPTNNLLINNKVPAEKKRFAVCVKGLDFLQVDLSVRLVEWIELLGLLGAEKIFLYELEVHPNASKVLQHYQETGQVELRPISLPGDQPNLPGLRHLYLKSKIINKRQNELIPYNDCLYRNLYSYDYIALLDTDEVIMPREVSTWKELMERVLAEVPSNKSPSSYNFRNVYFWDDAEHSHTWYHDIPRHMHMLQHVYRSYNYTKPRAFVKCFHDVQRVMTLHNHFPFACLGGGCTSHGVEPETAHLQHYRGDCQTKKNCDVDFKQFLVKDTTIWRYKEDLISRVDAVLKKLGFLNEDDDGYR